The following proteins come from a genomic window of Hydractinia symbiolongicarpus strain clone_291-10 chromosome 2, HSymV2.1, whole genome shotgun sequence:
- the LOC130629393 gene encoding splicing regulatory glutamine/lysine-rich protein 1-like: MTANGYLSQAFPVEDVPTNIPGLPPPPVITCTTDPMELEEIKRTIFVENIHDSITSEQLMAFFSGVGEVKYMRLCKSEEQK, encoded by the exons ATGACAGCAAATGGGTACTTATCACAAGCCTTCCCTGTTGAAGAT GTACCCACAAATATACCAGGTTTGCCTCCACCACCGGTGATAACATGCACCACAGATCCGATGGAGTTGGAAGAAATTAAAAGGACAATATTTGTAGAAAACATTCACGACTCG ATTACCTCTGAACAGTTAATGGCATTTTTTTCTGGAGTTGGTGAAGTTAAATATATGCGACTTTGTAAATCTGAAGAACAAAAGTAA